Sequence from the Pseudophaeobacter arcticus DSM 23566 genome:
CTTCGGCGCTGCTGCCCGCAGTTGGCAGCAGGGCGGTTGTCACACACAGACCCAGAGCGGCTGCGCGCAGGGCCCTTTGGGGGGCAGAGCGCACGGGCAAATTGAAAAACATGGGCACTCCGGGCAGCGTGCAGAAATTGGGCGCAGAACAGACATCCCGGTCACGTGGCAGCAGGCAGAACGGCCACTCAGGATATCTTTGCGACCCTAGCACAGAGCGGCGGGAGGTAAAGCGGTCTCAAACGGGATTGGAGAAAAGTTCGGCGAGGCGGGCAGGAAGCCGCGCATCTGGGCTGGCCGCAGCCCTGAGCCCTTGGCATGTGAAGGCAGCCGACATGAAGGGGGCGGCGCAATATGAGCGCAGGCGAACTGTGAGTGCAGGCGAACCGTAGGGGGCTGGCGAACTGCGGGGGAGCCAATAGGCGAGGCAGGCTACATGCCGGCCTTGGTGAACCAGCGCCGGATTGCGGCGCGATCCTCTGGCTCCATAAAGGTGACATTGGCGGGGGGCATGGCATCGGTCAGGCCGGCATGCAGGAACACCGCCTTGGCCTGGCGGGCCAAATCGGCTTCGGTTTCCAGCAGAACCGCCTTGGGGGCGGTGCGGATGCCATCCCAGAAGGGCTCGCGGGAGTGGCACATGCTGCAGCGGCCCAGGACGATCTCATGCACCTCTTCAAAGCCATCGGCCTGTGCCATTTTCAGCGCCGTTCCGGTCAGCGCGGCGCTGTTGTCCGCCTCCTCGCCCTGGTGCTCCAGCCCCAGAGTGGAGAGAATGATCACCCCCAGGAACAACAAGACCGTGGCCAGCCAGGTCCAGGTTGGATTGCCGGTGCCGGCATGTTTGGTGTTGAAATAGTGCCGGATGGTAACCCCCATCAGGAACACCAGTGCCGCGATCAACCAGTTGTAATCAGAGGCAAAGGCCAGCGGGTAGTGGTTTGACAGCATCAGGAAGATCACCGGCAGGGTGAGGTAGTTGTTATGGGTCGAGCGCAGCTTGGCGATCTTGCCATATTTGGCATCCGGGGTGCGCCCCGCCTGCAGGTCCGCCACCACGATGCGCTGGTTTGGCATGATGATGAAAAACACATTGGCGGTCATGATGGTGGCGGTAAAGGCACCAAGATGCAGCATCATTGCGCGACCGGTAAAGACCTGGTTGAGCCCATAGCCCATCACCACCAGCAGTCCAAACAGCAGCACCATCAACAGGGTGGGGCGCGCGGCCAGGCCGGATTTGCACAGGCGATCATAAATCAGCCAGCCAACCGACAGGGAGGCGGCCGAGATGGCGATGCCCTGCCAGAGCGTCAGCTCCGCCTTGGCCTGATCAATCAGATAGAGCTCTCCGCCCACCCAATAAACCACCATCAGCAGCGCAAAGCCCGACAGCCAGTTGGTGTAGCTTTCCCATTTGAACCAGATCAGATGCTCTGGCATTTCAGCCGGGGCCACCAGATATTTGCGGATGTGGTAAAACCCACCGCCATGCACCTGCCATTCCTCACCATGGGCACCAACCGGCAGATTGGGCGCCTTGCGCAGGCCCAGATCCAGGGCAATGAAATAGAAAGAAGAGCCAATCCAGGCCATTGCAGTGATTACATGCAGCCAGCGAATGGCAAAGCCCAGCCAATCCCACATCATCAGAATTTCATACATGCCGTGCCCTCATACCCTCTGTGTGGTGTCGTCTTTGTTCTGCGCCGTGATTTGTTCAGGATTTCCCCCGGCGCCACCCTAGGCAAGCTCCTCTTTATTCGGTATTCCAGTAAACTTCCAAGCTGTATCAAAAAAACAAGAAGAATGCCGCGAGGCAACCGGGGGCGCCATGTCTTATCTCGACAATATCCGAACCTTTGTGCGTGTCTATGAGCTGGGCTCGATGTCGGCGGCGGGGCGGGATCTGCGGGTCTCTCCGGCGGTGACTTCGGCGCGGATTTCGCAGCTGGAGGATTACCTCGGGGTGCGCCTGTTCCAGCGCACCACCCGCAATCTAACCGCAACCGAACAGGGCCAGGCGTTTTATACCGGTGCGGTTTCGGTGCTGGAGGCGGTGGATCAGGCCGAGGCGCAGGTGATGCATCTGACCGATACGCCGCGTGGCACCCTGTTTGTGGCCGCGCCCCTGGGGGCAGGCCGGCGGCTGGTGGCGCCCGAGGTGCCAGCCTTTCTGGCGCAGTATCCAGAGATCAATATGCGCCTGCGGATGTCGGACCGAACGGTGGACCTGACCACCGAAGGGCTGGATCTGGCATTCTTTCTGGGCCAGCCGGAGGACAGCAACCTGCGCATTCGCAAGATCGCCGATTGCCAGCGGGTGCTTTGTGCGGCGCCGGACTATGTTGCGCGCCATGGCAATCCTGCGGGGGGGGCGGATCTGGTGGGCGGCAGTCACAATTGTCTGAACCTGCGCTATCCCGGCGCCAGCGAGTTTCAGTGGATGTTGCAAAGTGAAGACGGGCCGAAACGCTTTGCGGTGTCGGGGCGCTATGAATGTGATGATGGGGATGTGCTGACAGACTGGGCGCTGGCCGGGGAGGGAATTGCGCTGAAGCCGGTGTTTGAGGTGGCGGAGCATCTGATCTCGGGGGCGCTGGTTGCAGTGGCGGAGCAGACCCCGCCGGTGCCGGTGCAGATGGCCTGTCTTTATACGCATCGCCGCCACCAGGACCCAAAGACACGGTTGTTTATGGATTTTATGACCCAGCGCATGGGTGCCTCGGTGCGCGCCGCTGAGGCATCTGTTGCCATTTGCGCGCCAGGCGAAAACTAACGTCGCGATGCCAAAAAAAGGGCGAGGCTCCCGCCTGTTGAAGCAAAAGGGGGGCTCCCGCCAACTGTTTAATAAGGGCGGAGCTCCCGCTCAGATTGATTAATGGGGGGGCTCCCGCCCAGGTTTATAGGGGGGGGCTCCCGCCCCCGGGACATGCCCTGACGGGCCCGCCCCGGCCTTGGGCCCGGCGCCGCTGTCGCGGCGCGGTTGGTGACATCCGGTGGATGTTGCTGGATGCGGGAGGATGTTGTGGCGCAAAAAGATCAAGAAAGAAGATGTGCTGAGAAGCGCTTCAGGAGGCAGTCTGCCCCTGAAGACGCCCTGTCGAGTTTAATGCTGTTGTGCCCACCTCAAGGGTAAACCGGGCAGAGCCCGGCGGCTGCGCCGCCCTTGACCCGACCACAACAGGGACCCGACCACAACAGGGGCAGGGAGCCCAGGCGCCGGGGTCAGCTGCCACGGTAGGTGGAATAGCCAAAGGGTGAGAGCAGCAGGGGCACGTGATAATGGGCCTCTGCGTCACTGATACCAAAGCGAATGGGCACCTGATCGAGAAACAGCGGCTCGGCGCCGGCCTGGCCGCTGGCGCGCAGATAGGCGCCGGTGTCAAACACCAGCTCGTAGGTGCCGGGGGTGAACTGGTCCTGGGGCAGGATGGGGCTGTCGGTGCGCCCATCGGCATTGGTACTCATCTGGGCCAGCTTGTGGCGGCTGTCGCCGTCGATGCGGTAGAGGGTGATGGGCAGGTTGGCGGCAGGGCTGCCCTGGGCGGTGTCCAGAACATGGGTGGTCAGATATCCGGTCATTTCAGAGGCGCTCCGTGAGACATGTGCTGCATTTTCCTGCATGACTATGGATTTTGCTGCAAACACCGCTGCTTTGACAGTGTATTCGGGAATATTTGAAAAAGAAGCCGCGTCTTTTACAATAGCAAGAGAGAACAGGCCGTTTTGCCGTCTTGGACGCTGCAGCGGTGGACAGAGATCAGGGAAGAGACGCAGCGCATGAACAGATATCCGCGCAATATGATTGGCTACGGGGCACAGGCACCAGATGCGGCCTGGCCGGGGGCGGCCCGGGTGGCGGTGCAATTTGTGCTGAACTACGAGGAGGGGGGCGAGAATTGCACCCTGCATGGCGACGCCGCGTCCGAGGCCTTTTTGTCCGATATTGCCGGGGCCGCGCCCTGGCCGGGGCAACGGCACTGGAATATGGAATCGATCTATGAGTATGGCGCCCGGGCTGGGTTCTGGCGGCTGCATGACATGTTCACCGCTGCGGCTGTCCCGCTGACAATCTATGGCGTGGCGACGGCGCTGGCGCGCTCGCCGGATCAGGTGGCGGCGATGAAATCCGCAGGCTGGGAGATCGCCAGCCATGGTCTGAAGTGGGTCGAGCACAAAGATATGGCCCCGGAAGACGAGCGCGCCGCCATTGCCGAGGCGGTGCGGCTGCATACCGAAGTGGTCGGGGAGCGGCCGCGCGGCTGGTACACGGGCCGCTGCAGCGCCAATACGCTGCGGCTGGTGGCAGAGGAGGGCGGCTTTGACTATGTCTCGGACACCTATGATGACGATCTGCCCTATTGGCTGGAGGTCGGTGCCCGCGACCAGCTGGTGATCCCCTATACGCTGGAGGCAAACGATATGCGCTTTGCCACCGCACCGGGCTATATCACCGGCGAGCAGTTCTTTCAGTATCTGAAAGACGCCTTTGATCTGCTCTATGCTGAGGGGGCAAATGGTGCGCCCAAGATGATGAGCATCGGGTTGCACTGTCGGCTGATTGGCCGCCCCGGCAAGGCGGCGGGGTTGAAGAAGTTTCTTGAATATATTCAGGGCTTTGATCATGTCTGGTGCCCACGCCGCATCGAGATTGCCGACCATTGGGCCAAGACCCATCCGCATCAGCGCCGGGAGCGCGCCAGCCAGATGGACCTGGCGCGGTTTGTCG
This genomic interval carries:
- the puuE gene encoding allantoinase PuuE, yielding MNRYPRNMIGYGAQAPDAAWPGAARVAVQFVLNYEEGGENCTLHGDAASEAFLSDIAGAAPWPGQRHWNMESIYEYGARAGFWRLHDMFTAAAVPLTIYGVATALARSPDQVAAMKSAGWEIASHGLKWVEHKDMAPEDERAAIAEAVRLHTEVVGERPRGWYTGRCSANTLRLVAEEGGFDYVSDTYDDDLPYWLEVGARDQLVIPYTLEANDMRFATAPGYITGEQFFQYLKDAFDLLYAEGANGAPKMMSIGLHCRLIGRPGKAAGLKKFLEYIQGFDHVWCPRRIEIADHWAKTHPHQRRERASQMDLARFVEVFGGIFEHSPWIAARAHGLELGPAHDTAGGVHNALCRMFRSASEEERLGVLTAHPDLAGKLAAAKRLTAESSSEQASAGLDALTDAERQRFSALNSAYVDKHGFPFIIAVRDYDKASILAAFERRIDNSRAEEFAEACKQVERIAEFRLRDLVPS
- a CDS encoding urate hydroxylase PuuD, with amino-acid sequence MYEILMMWDWLGFAIRWLHVITAMAWIGSSFYFIALDLGLRKAPNLPVGAHGEEWQVHGGGFYHIRKYLVAPAEMPEHLIWFKWESYTNWLSGFALLMVVYWVGGELYLIDQAKAELTLWQGIAISAASLSVGWLIYDRLCKSGLAARPTLLMVLLFGLLVVMGYGLNQVFTGRAMMLHLGAFTATIMTANVFFIIMPNQRIVVADLQAGRTPDAKYGKIAKLRSTHNNYLTLPVIFLMLSNHYPLAFASDYNWLIAALVFLMGVTIRHYFNTKHAGTGNPTWTWLATVLLFLGVIILSTLGLEHQGEEADNSAALTGTALKMAQADGFEEVHEIVLGRCSMCHSREPFWDGIRTAPKAVLLETEADLARQAKAVFLHAGLTDAMPPANVTFMEPEDRAAIRRWFTKAGM
- a CDS encoding LysR family transcriptional regulator is translated as MSYLDNIRTFVRVYELGSMSAAGRDLRVSPAVTSARISQLEDYLGVRLFQRTTRNLTATEQGQAFYTGAVSVLEAVDQAEAQVMHLTDTPRGTLFVAAPLGAGRRLVAPEVPAFLAQYPEINMRLRMSDRTVDLTTEGLDLAFFLGQPEDSNLRIRKIADCQRVLCAAPDYVARHGNPAGGADLVGGSHNCLNLRYPGASEFQWMLQSEDGPKRFAVSGRYECDDGDVLTDWALAGEGIALKPVFEVAEHLISGALVAVAEQTPPVPVQMACLYTHRRHQDPKTRLFMDFMTQRMGASVRAAEASVAICAPGEN
- the uraH gene encoding hydroxyisourate hydrolase is translated as MTGYLTTHVLDTAQGSPAANLPITLYRIDGDSRHKLAQMSTNADGRTDSPILPQDQFTPGTYELVFDTGAYLRASGQAGAEPLFLDQVPIRFGISDAEAHYHVPLLLSPFGYSTYRGS